The following coding sequences lie in one Bacteroidota bacterium genomic window:
- a CDS encoding Crp/Fnr family transcriptional regulator: MQFKDKLQEYYKLTNQDWEISIKYFKTEIYNANTFFLKQDTISDKLGFVKSGLLYSFVYNENLDEVTSHFFQAGDVVISIESFNNQTPTTENIFVFDNAELLTITYSDIKELYKIIPIWQQICKDVAEMKNKNLINRILQFQTLSATERYQQFCTKFPEIIKKVPLRLIASYLGIDIATLSRIRKKK, from the coding sequence ATGCAATTCAAAGATAAATTACAGGAATATTACAAACTTACAAATCAAGATTGGGAAATAAGTATAAAATATTTTAAAACAGAAATTTACAATGCAAATACTTTTTTTCTCAAACAAGATACCATTTCAGATAAATTAGGTTTTGTAAAATCCGGATTGTTATATTCATTCGTTTATAATGAGAATTTAGACGAAGTTACTTCTCATTTTTTTCAAGCCGGAGATGTAGTTATCTCAATAGAAAGTTTTAATAATCAAACACCTACAACTGAAAATATATTTGTTTTTGACAACGCTGAATTATTAACGATTACATATTCAGATATAAAAGAATTATACAAAATCATTCCAATTTGGCAGCAGATATGCAAAGATGTTGCCGAGATGAAAAACAAAAATTTAATAAACAGAATATTGCAATTTCAAACACTTTCTGCAACTGAACGATATCAACAATTCTGCACAAAATTTCCCGAGATTATTAAGAAAGTTCCATTACGCTTGATTGCTTCATATTTAGGCATTGACATTGCTACTTTGAGCAGAATTAGAAAGAAAAAATAA
- a CDS encoding 2-oxo acid dehydrogenase subunit E2, translating to MKGYKRIPLSFGRQMVAVSASVTKEKNAIHSITEVDISEPRKLIKQHFEKTGTKLSFTSYIVCCLAKTITLYPDFNSFIKGNQLVILDDLTISVLIEREINGEKVPEPIGINEAQKKTLIDIQKEIRNAQEIKSNKIGSLSNYSWIRFIPKFLLKLFIRIAEKNINLAKKYGKVCVTAVGMFSKETVWFVPHGSATVLLTVGSINQKVVKIENEFVEREYLCLTVSFDHNIIDGAPAARFMNDLIKIIKSGDLIRELN from the coding sequence ATGAAAGGTTATAAAAGAATACCATTAAGTTTTGGCAGACAAATGGTTGCTGTTTCAGCATCCGTTACGAAAGAAAAAAATGCAATTCATAGCATTACCGAAGTTGATATTAGCGAACCACGAAAATTAATCAAACAACATTTTGAAAAAACCGGAACAAAACTTTCATTTACTTCATATATTGTTTGCTGTTTGGCAAAAACAATTACACTTTACCCTGATTTTAATTCATTTATAAAAGGTAATCAACTTGTTATACTTGATGATTTGACAATTAGTGTTTTGATTGAGAGAGAAATAAACGGCGAAAAAGTTCCTGAACCAATCGGAATTAATGAAGCACAAAAAAAAACGCTTATTGACATTCAGAAAGAAATCAGAAATGCCCAAGAAATAAAAAGCAATAAAATTGGTAGTTTGTCGAATTACAGTTGGATACGATTTATTCCAAAATTTTTGTTGAAATTATTTATTCGAATTGCAGAAAAAAACATAAATTTGGCTAAAAAATATGGAAAAGTTTGTGTTACGGCAGTTGGAATGTTCAGCAAAGAAACAGTTTGGTTTGTTCCGCACGGAAGTGCAACAGTTTTATTAACAGTAGGAAGTATAAACCAAAAAGTTGTAAAAATCGAAAACGAATTTGTTGAACGAGAGTATTTATGTTTGACAGTTTCATTTGACCACAACATAATTGACGGAGCACCGGCAGCAAGATTTATGAACGATTTGATTAAAATTATAAAAAGTGGCGATTTGATTAGAGAACTAAATTAA
- a CDS encoding Crp/Fnr family transcriptional regulator → MTINPNNNINYSLDNYKELIQTLKSIGQTLKIAKGKCILTEGDVVNHIFIIEKGCFRTFRWIDDEEVTIGFSFEGDIDTCPYAFINQLKSTDCIEALTDSQVIKIPRSELQNLERQKPELNKFTQMLLSHYIEILIQRNIDLRIKSAEQLYQELHKRQPKEVAQIPLMYIASYLGISKERLSRIRKNFKPID, encoded by the coding sequence ATGACAATTAATCCAAATAACAATATAAATTACAGTCTAGACAATTACAAAGAGTTAATCCAAACTCTTAAATCAATAGGACAAACTTTAAAAATCGCTAAAGGAAAATGTATTTTAACGGAAGGCGATGTAGTAAATCATATCTTCATCATTGAAAAAGGTTGTTTCAGAACATTTCGTTGGATAGACGATGAGGAAGTTACTATTGGTTTTAGTTTTGAGGGTGATATTGATACTTGCCCTTATGCCTTTATCAATCAACTAAAAAGTACAGACTGCATTGAAGCTTTAACCGACAGTCAAGTAATTAAAATTCCTCGTAGTGAGCTTCAAAATCTTGAAAGACAAAAGCCTGAATTGAACAAATTTACACAGATGCTTTTAAGCCACTACATTGAAATTCTCATTCAGAGAAATATTGACTTGCGAATAAAAAGTGCTGAACAACTTTATCAGGAATTGCACAAAAGACAACCAAAAGAAGTAGCTCAAATTCCGTTAATGTATATCGCTTCCTACTTAGGCATTTCAAAAGAAAGATTAAGCCGAATCAGAAAAAATTTCAAACCAATTGACTAA
- a CDS encoding transposase, translating into MKDFSGVLQTDGYAAYNGLRLKGHILPCRMAHARRNFERHWITTANGLKLPCCL; encoded by the coding sequence TTGAAAGACTTTAGCGGAGTGCTTCAAACCGATGGTTATGCAGCATACAACGGATTAAGACTCAAAGGCCATATCTTGCCTTGCCGCATGGCACATGCCAGACGCAATTTTGAAAGGCATTGGATAACGACAGCCAACGGGCTGAAACTGCCCTGTTGCTTATAG
- a CDS encoding transposase → MSAAKENHLNHDEIKILRQQQAQPVLEQLHRWLSEQHAVSCPKRHWPGHHHVDPLAKTDKIPDDGRYQMDNNLIENTIRPVALGRKNYLFAGSHGSKARSQIYSC, encoded by the coding sequence TTGAGCGCGGCAAAAGAGAATCACCTGAACCATGATGAGATAAAAATCCTCAGACAGCAACAGGCCCAACCTGTGCTTGAGCAGTTGCATCGGTGGCTCAGTGAGCAACATGCCGTGTCTTGCCCAAAGCGCCATTGGCCAGGCCATCACCATGTTGACCCTTTGGCCAAGACTGATAAGATACCCGATGACGGACGATATCAAATGGACAACAACCTGATTGAAAACACCATACGTCCTGTAGCCCTTGGCCGAAAAAACTATCTGTTTGCAGGCTCGCATGGGAGCAAAGCGCGCAGCCAGATTTATTCCTGTTAG
- a CDS encoding serine hydrolase gives MPNNQTLYEIGSITKVFTAIATHYWVTNVNGMFITTPIENFLPTNLKPKLSLNNTKITFKQLLNHTSGFPRIPNDLPNNSNPYNGYDSTKMYNYILNNNLLRTPGTLPTTEQQAFNYYSNFAYGLAGTILERNHNQSLNTIFQNYIFNDLNMTHTTLYNIESISNRAYPHNNSNNATYWHFSGMAGAGGLKSCLADMIKFAQMQLSTAVGTSYQICQQPTVQINGKDYFGLGWEYYYTTNGKRINVKDGGTGGFTAFIAFEKTSQKAIVALFNNENTNGMATPFVNLLEEFFK, from the coding sequence TTGCCCAACAACCAAACCCTTTACGAGATTGGTTCAATAACAAAAGTTTTTACGGCAATAGCCACTCATTATTGGGTTACCAATGTTAATGGAATGTTTATCACAACACCCATTGAAAATTTCTTGCCAACCAATCTTAAACCCAAGTTGTCGCTTAACAATACCAAAATAACGTTTAAACAATTGCTCAATCACACAAGTGGGTTTCCAAGAATCCCAAATGATTTGCCCAATAATAGCAACCCTTACAACGGTTATGACAGTACTAAGATGTATAACTACATTTTAAACAATAATTTACTTCGTACACCGGGAACTTTGCCAACAACCGAACAACAAGCTTTTAACTATTATAGCAACTTTGCATACGGACTAGCTGGAACTATACTGGAACGAAATCATAATCAATCGTTGAACACAATTTTTCAAAACTATATTTTCAACGACTTGAATATGACCCATACTACGCTCTATAACATAGAGAGTATAAGCAACAGGGCATATCCTCATAATAATTCAAATAATGCAACTTATTGGCATTTTTCAGGAATGGCAGGTGCAGGCGGGCTTAAAAGTTGTTTAGCAGACATGATAAAATTTGCACAAATGCAACTTAGCACAGCCGTTGGAACTTCCTATCAGATTTGCCAACAACCTACGGTGCAAATTAATGGCAAAGATTATTTCGGTTTGGGTTGGGAATACTACTATACAACAAATGGCAAACGCATCAATGTTAAAGATGGTGGAACAGGTGGCTTTACGGCATTTATTGCGTTTGAAAAAACTTCACAAAAAGCAATTGTAGCCCTATTTAACAATGAAAATACCAACGGAATGGCTACTCCTTTTGTAAATCTTTTGGAAGAATTTTTTAAATAA